A single genomic interval of Vibrio maritimus harbors:
- the gcvT gene encoding glycine cleavage system aminomethyltransferase GcvT, which yields MAQEQATQDLLKTPLHALHVSVGAKMVPFAGYDMPVQYPLGVKKEHLHCRDAAGLFDVSHMGQIRLHGANAAKILETLVPVDIIDLPAGKQRYAFFTNEQGGIMDDLMVANLGDHLFVVVNAACKEQDIAHLQAHLDEGVEMEVIEDRALLALQGPKAAEVLARIQPEVAEMLFMDVRKLDINGVECIVSRSGYTGEDGYEISVPSENAEALAQALTEYEEVEWIGLGARDSLRLECGLCLYGHDLDTTTTPVEASLLWGIQKVRRNDGERAGGFPGADIVLNQIETKDVARKRIGLIGQTKAPVREGAKLFDADDNEIGIVTSGTAGPTAGKPVSMGYVKTEFAAIGTEVFAEVRGKKLAMTVEKMPFVPQRYYRG from the coding sequence ATGGCTCAAGAACAAGCAACCCAAGATCTATTGAAAACACCTTTGCATGCATTACACGTAAGTGTTGGCGCTAAGATGGTGCCATTTGCTGGCTACGACATGCCAGTACAATACCCATTGGGTGTGAAGAAGGAGCACCTTCACTGTCGTGATGCTGCTGGATTGTTTGACGTGTCGCACATGGGACAAATTCGTCTGCACGGTGCAAACGCCGCTAAAATCCTCGAAACATTGGTTCCTGTCGATATTATTGACCTGCCCGCGGGTAAGCAGCGTTATGCGTTCTTTACTAATGAACAAGGCGGCATCATGGATGATCTTATGGTGGCAAACTTAGGCGATCATCTGTTTGTTGTCGTCAACGCGGCATGTAAAGAGCAAGACATTGCCCACCTTCAAGCGCACCTTGATGAAGGTGTTGAGATGGAAGTGATCGAAGATCGCGCTCTGCTTGCACTGCAAGGTCCTAAAGCGGCTGAGGTTTTGGCTCGTATTCAGCCTGAAGTGGCTGAGATGCTGTTTATGGACGTTCGTAAATTGGATATCAATGGCGTTGAGTGCATTGTTAGCCGCTCTGGTTACACGGGCGAAGATGGTTACGAAATCTCAGTGCCGTCTGAAAATGCCGAAGCGCTTGCTCAAGCACTAACAGAATATGAAGAAGTAGAGTGGATCGGTCTTGGTGCTCGTGACTCGCTTCGCCTTGAATGTGGTCTGTGCTTGTACGGTCATGACCTAGATACAACGACTACGCCAGTAGAAGCAAGCCTACTGTGGGGCATTCAGAAAGTGCGTCGTAATGATGGTGAGCGTGCGGGTGGCTTCCCTGGCGCAGATATCGTTCTGAACCAAATCGAAACCAAAGATGTGGCTCGCAAGCGTATTGGTCTGATTGGTCAAACTAAAGCGCCAGTGCGTGAAGGCGCGAAACTGTTTGATGCCGACGACAACGAAATTGGTATCGTAACCAGCGGCACAGCAGGTCCAACGGCTGGAAAACCCGTATCTATGGGTTACGTGAAGACTGAGTTTGCGGCAATTGGTACGGAAGTGTTTGCAGAAGTACGTGGTAAAAAGCTTGCTATGACGGTAGAGAAAATGCCGTTTGTACCTCAACGCTA
- a CDS encoding serine hydroxymethyltransferase, translating to MNAQYSKSYPNHSLENFFSTNLSATDDAVFTGIQAEFARQNDQIELIASENIVSKAVMQAQGTCLTNKYAEGYPNRRYYGGCEHVDTVEAIAIERAKSLFKCEYANVQPHSGAQANGAVKLALLQPGDTIMGMSLDAGGHLTHGARPALSGKWFNAVQYGVDKETLEINYDDVRALAVEHKPKMIIAGGSAIPRVIDFAKFREIADEVGAILMVDMAHIAGLIATGAHPSPLPHAHVVTTTTHKTLRGPRGGMILTNHEDIIKKINSAVFPGLQGGPLMHVIAAKAVAFGEALGPQFSTYIDSVIANAKVLSEVLQTRGCDIVTGGTDTHLMLVDLRPKGLKGNKAEEALERAGITCNKNGIPFDTEKPMITSGIRLGTPAGTTRGFGTEEFKLIGEWIGDVLDGLVESPEGNPEVEKRVRKEVKALCARFPLYT from the coding sequence ATGAATGCTCAGTACTCAAAAAGCTATCCAAATCACAGCCTAGAAAACTTCTTCTCAACCAACTTGTCTGCGACAGACGATGCTGTGTTCACCGGAATCCAAGCAGAGTTCGCTCGCCAGAATGACCAAATCGAGCTAATTGCTTCTGAAAACATTGTTTCCAAAGCAGTTATGCAAGCACAAGGCACTTGCCTAACCAATAAATACGCAGAAGGCTATCCAAACCGTCGCTATTACGGTGGTTGTGAGCATGTTGATACTGTAGAAGCTATTGCTATCGAACGTGCAAAGTCTCTTTTTAAGTGCGAATACGCAAACGTTCAACCGCACTCTGGTGCTCAAGCCAACGGCGCAGTCAAACTGGCGCTACTTCAACCTGGCGACACCATCATGGGCATGTCTCTTGATGCTGGTGGTCACCTTACTCACGGCGCTCGCCCTGCACTATCTGGTAAGTGGTTTAATGCCGTTCAATACGGTGTGGACAAAGAGACCCTAGAGATTAACTACGACGACGTACGTGCTCTAGCTGTTGAACACAAGCCAAAAATGATCATCGCTGGCGGTAGTGCGATTCCACGCGTTATCGACTTCGCTAAGTTCCGTGAAATCGCGGACGAAGTCGGCGCTATCTTAATGGTCGACATGGCGCACATCGCAGGTCTGATTGCGACAGGCGCGCACCCTAGCCCACTGCCACACGCACATGTTGTGACCACAACAACGCACAAAACATTGCGCGGCCCTCGTGGTGGCATGATCCTAACGAATCACGAAGACATCATTAAGAAAATTAACTCAGCGGTATTCCCTGGCCTTCAAGGTGGTCCGCTAATGCACGTGATTGCAGCCAAAGCTGTCGCGTTTGGTGAGGCTCTTGGCCCACAATTCTCAACTTATATCGATTCAGTGATCGCGAACGCAAAAGTACTTTCTGAAGTATTGCAAACTCGCGGTTGCGACATCGTGACTGGCGGCACTGACACTCATCTTATGCTTGTTGACCTACGTCCAAAAGGACTTAAAGGCAATAAAGCTGAAGAAGCCTTAGAGCGTGCAGGCATCACATGTAACAAAAACGGCATCCCGTTCGACACAGAAAAACCTATGATTACTTCTGGTATTCGTTTAGGGACGCCAGCTGGAACCACCCGTGGTTTTGGCACCGAAGAATTTAAACTCATTGGTGAGTGGATTGGTGACGTGTTAGACGGCCTAGTGGAAAGCCCAGAAGGCAATCCAGAGGTCGAGAAACGCGTACGTAAAGAAGTGAAGGCGCTGTGCGCTCGCTTCCCACTCTACACTTAA
- the gcvP gene encoding aminomethyl-transferring glycine dehydrogenase: protein MTELLNSLSTQNEFVARHNGPNKSDQQKMLDAINVLNLDTLIDETVPAQIRLEQPMTLEAPMSEADMLVEMKKFADLNQVKRTFIGQGYYNTFTPNVILRNVLENPGWYTAYTPYQPEISQGRLESLLNYQQMVMDLTGMEIANASLLDEATAAAEAMTLCKRAGKSKSKVFFVADDVHPQTLEVVKTRAEFIGFEVQVGSLESLPEQDVFGALVQYPGTTGEVRDLTDIIAAAQANKTLVTVATDLLASALLKPAGEMGADVVIGSAQRFGVPMGYGGPHAAFMATKDKHKRTMPGRVIGVSIDTNGNQALRMAMQTREQHIRREKATSNICTAQALLANMAAFYAVYHGEEGLKTIARRTHHMTAILAAGLTKAGYELAHNSFFDTITVNTGDNTDKLVQKALASDINLRQLEGQIGISFDETTTIEDINVLFAVFEVKESVETLSTEIAGNEFAAIPENCRRTSRYLTHPVFNTHHSETQMMRYLKQLENKDFSLTHGMIPLGSCTMKLNAAAEMIPVTWPEFGSIHPFAPLDQAAGYTALADDLKKKLCEITGYDEFSLQPNSGASGEYAGLIAIQRYHESRGEGHRNVCLIPSSAHGTNPATASMVSMKVVVVKCDDNGNIDTDDLAAKIEKHCDNLSSIMITYPSTHGVYEEHVKEVCEMVHEAGGQVYLDGANMNAQVGLTNPGFIGSDVSHLNLHKTFCIPHGGGGPGMGPIGVKSHLAPFLPGHIENGVEGEDYAVSAADLGSASILPISWAYIAMMGEAGLTDATKVAILNANYVMERLLPHYPVLYRGTNGRVAHECIIDIRPLKEETGISEEDIAKRLMDYGFHAPTMSFPVAGTLMVEPTESEDLEELDRFCEAMIAIREEMTQVKDGVWPLDNNPLVNAPHTQVDLSKDEWDRPYSRELGCFPSSHQRTWKYWPTVNRVDNVYGDRNLICSCPSIENYED, encoded by the coding sequence ATGACTGAATTACTCAACAGCCTAAGCACACAAAACGAATTTGTTGCTCGCCACAATGGGCCAAACAAATCTGACCAACAAAAGATGCTGGACGCGATCAACGTTCTAAACTTAGACACGCTTATCGACGAGACTGTCCCAGCGCAAATCCGCCTAGAACAACCAATGACGCTAGAAGCTCCAATGAGCGAAGCGGACATGCTGGTAGAAATGAAAAAATTCGCGGATTTGAACCAAGTAAAACGCACATTTATCGGTCAGGGTTACTACAACACCTTCACACCAAATGTGATTCTGCGAAACGTACTAGAAAATCCAGGTTGGTACACAGCGTACACGCCATATCAGCCAGAGATCTCTCAAGGTCGTCTTGAGTCATTGCTGAACTACCAGCAAATGGTCATGGACCTAACGGGCATGGAGATCGCGAACGCGTCTCTACTTGACGAAGCGACTGCAGCAGCTGAAGCGATGACGCTTTGTAAGCGTGCGGGTAAGAGCAAGAGCAAAGTCTTCTTCGTGGCAGACGACGTTCACCCACAAACACTAGAAGTGGTGAAAACTCGTGCTGAGTTCATCGGCTTTGAAGTCCAAGTCGGTTCGTTAGAATCTCTTCCTGAGCAAGATGTATTTGGTGCGCTCGTTCAATACCCAGGCACAACGGGTGAAGTTCGCGACCTAACTGACATCATCGCTGCTGCCCAAGCAAATAAGACGCTAGTTACTGTTGCAACTGACCTACTCGCTTCTGCACTGCTTAAGCCAGCGGGCGAGATGGGCGCGGACGTGGTTATCGGCTCTGCACAACGCTTTGGTGTACCTATGGGCTACGGCGGTCCACACGCAGCGTTCATGGCAACCAAAGATAAGCACAAACGCACTATGCCAGGTCGTGTTATCGGTGTATCTATCGATACCAACGGTAATCAAGCACTGCGCATGGCAATGCAAACTCGTGAGCAGCACATCCGCCGCGAGAAAGCGACTTCGAACATTTGTACTGCGCAAGCCCTGCTAGCTAACATGGCGGCGTTCTACGCGGTATACCACGGTGAGGAAGGTCTTAAGACTATCGCTCGCCGCACGCACCACATGACGGCAATTCTAGCGGCTGGTCTAACGAAAGCTGGCTATGAACTAGCTCACAACAGCTTCTTCGATACCATCACTGTTAATACTGGTGACAACACAGACAAGCTAGTCCAAAAAGCTTTAGCGTCTGACATCAACCTTCGTCAGCTAGAAGGCCAAATTGGTATCAGCTTCGATGAAACCACTACTATCGAAGACATCAACGTTCTATTTGCTGTGTTTGAAGTAAAAGAAAGCGTTGAGACACTATCTACAGAAATTGCTGGCAACGAGTTTGCAGCGATTCCTGAAAACTGCCGTCGTACCTCTCGCTACCTAACTCACCCTGTGTTTAACACTCACCACAGTGAGACACAGATGATGCGTTACTTAAAACAGTTAGAGAACAAAGACTTCTCACTAACGCACGGTATGATCCCGCTTGGCAGCTGTACCATGAAGCTAAATGCTGCCGCAGAGATGATCCCAGTGACGTGGCCAGAGTTTGGTTCTATCCACCCATTCGCGCCACTTGATCAAGCAGCAGGCTACACTGCCCTAGCGGATGACCTTAAGAAGAAGCTATGCGAAATTACAGGCTACGATGAGTTCTCACTTCAGCCTAACTCAGGCGCATCGGGTGAGTACGCAGGTCTAATCGCAATCCAGCGCTACCACGAAAGCCGTGGCGAAGGTCACCGTAACGTGTGTCTGATCCCAAGCTCTGCGCACGGTACTAACCCGGCAACAGCGTCTATGGTGTCTATGAAGGTTGTGGTTGTTAAGTGTGACGACAACGGCAACATCGATACTGACGACCTAGCAGCGAAGATCGAAAAGCATTGTGACAACCTATCAAGCATCATGATCACCTACCCTTCTACGCACGGCGTATACGAAGAGCACGTGAAAGAAGTGTGCGAAATGGTTCACGAAGCTGGCGGTCAGGTTTACCTAGATGGTGCTAACATGAACGCGCAGGTTGGTCTCACGAACCCAGGCTTCATCGGCTCAGATGTATCGCACCTTAACCTACACAAAACTTTCTGTATCCCACACGGTGGTGGCGGTCCAGGTATGGGTCCTATCGGTGTTAAATCACACCTAGCGCCATTCCTACCAGGTCACATCGAGAACGGTGTAGAAGGCGAAGACTACGCAGTTTCTGCAGCCGACCTTGGCAGCGCTTCAATCCTACCAATCTCGTGGGCATACATCGCGATGATGGGTGAAGCAGGCCTAACGGATGCAACCAAAGTCGCTATCCTAAATGCGAACTACGTGATGGAGCGTCTACTTCCGCACTACCCTGTTCTTTACCGTGGCACCAACGGCCGCGTAGCGCACGAGTGTATTATCGACATTCGTCCACTGAAAGAAGAAACAGGCATCAGCGAAGAAGATATCGCTAAGCGTCTAATGGACTACGGCTTCCACGCACCTACTATGTCATTCCCGGTAGCAGGCACACTCATGGTTGAGCCTACCGAGTCTGAAGATCTAGAAGAGCTAGACCGTTTCTGCGAAGCGATGATCGCTATCCGTGAAGAAATGACACAAGTGAAAGACGGCGTATGGCCACTAGACAACAACCCACTCGTGAACGCACCACACACACAAGTTGACCTTTCAAAAGATGAATGGGATCGCCCATACTCTCGCGAACTAGGCTGCTTCCCATCTTCTCACCAAAGAACTTGGAAGTACTGGCCAACAGTTAACCGTGTAGATAACGTTTACGGTGACCGCAATCTGATTTGTTCTTGTCCTTCGATTGAGAACTATGAAGATTAA
- a CDS encoding alkyl sulfatase dimerization domain-containing protein has translation MNKNLITASLLIAATSFNAASAFASDATPIRSTNPDFFTNETVQSHLAKAVWKDTEHSYAYTKDSEFIPKAMTEFAKQMAPQIQEIVPNKLYLVSGFQLASTLVAVGDDGLVIVDPGENDTAAKKVHDVFQQFSDLPVKAVVYTHRHPDHAFGSAGWGVTEEQVESGEVKIIASENFIPNLINDVGVTGKILTQRTAYASVYLPPAPEGRPAHFGLGATFTAGPVSFFMPNTIVKANEPLKINVSGIDMEVFTAYGDAGTDEVDVYFPQYHHVHGSETIQGETFPNLYTLRGTKYRDVQEWYKGIDELQKYAEKADTYSGSHMRAWVGHDFINQRIQNYRDAIQYVHDQSIYYINHGIKRDELAEKVVLPANLANDPWLGEYYGSVAHSVRNIYDGYLGWYQGDATEIAKPSVKALANHYVNAMGGVEATIKIAKTALDNKQYGWAAEVLTNVNNAFPENMEARHLKADALRSWGYQQTNIYYRGFAISDAGELDGTIDRSVPWDFSNPAIVKVLPTNKILETFRVNLNATKAQGKQFSINFEVADTGEIANYTVRNQIAIFSANEDPKADATVQAAKLQVLKLLQDGDASKLMIKGNRQSVDDFFAMFDYNKANNINLVLPN, from the coding sequence ATGAATAAGAATCTTATTACTGCATCTTTGCTTATTGCTGCAACATCGTTCAATGCTGCTTCGGCTTTCGCCAGTGATGCTACTCCAATTCGAAGCACTAACCCAGATTTCTTTACCAATGAAACTGTTCAAAGTCACCTAGCGAAAGCTGTGTGGAAAGATACCGAGCACAGCTATGCGTACACTAAAGACTCTGAATTTATCCCCAAAGCGATGACAGAGTTCGCTAAACAAATGGCTCCTCAAATTCAAGAAATTGTGCCCAATAAGTTGTATCTGGTATCCGGTTTCCAGCTCGCCTCTACGCTAGTCGCAGTGGGCGATGATGGTTTGGTGATTGTTGATCCTGGTGAGAATGATACTGCCGCTAAAAAAGTACACGACGTATTTCAACAGTTTTCCGATCTACCTGTAAAGGCCGTTGTCTATACACACCGCCACCCAGACCACGCGTTTGGCTCAGCAGGCTGGGGAGTGACAGAAGAGCAAGTAGAATCAGGAGAGGTAAAAATCATCGCATCGGAGAACTTTATTCCTAATCTGATTAATGATGTGGGTGTAACTGGTAAGATCCTTACTCAGCGCACGGCTTATGCGAGCGTGTATTTGCCACCAGCACCAGAGGGTCGCCCAGCACACTTTGGTCTCGGCGCAACTTTCACTGCGGGACCAGTCTCCTTCTTTATGCCAAACACCATAGTAAAAGCTAATGAGCCTCTGAAAATTAACGTGTCGGGTATCGATATGGAGGTGTTTACTGCATATGGAGACGCTGGCACTGATGAAGTGGATGTCTATTTTCCTCAATATCACCATGTTCACGGTAGTGAAACGATTCAAGGGGAAACCTTCCCCAACCTATATACCCTTCGCGGCACTAAATACAGAGATGTGCAAGAGTGGTATAAGGGGATAGATGAACTGCAGAAGTACGCAGAAAAAGCTGACACTTACAGTGGTTCTCACATGCGAGCTTGGGTCGGCCATGACTTCATCAATCAACGCATTCAAAACTATCGTGATGCTATCCAATACGTTCACGACCAGTCTATTTACTATATTAACCACGGTATCAAGCGTGATGAGTTAGCCGAAAAAGTCGTACTGCCAGCCAACCTCGCTAATGATCCTTGGTTAGGAGAGTATTACGGGTCAGTAGCTCATTCCGTTCGCAACATCTATGATGGTTATCTGGGGTGGTATCAAGGCGATGCAACTGAGATAGCAAAACCGAGTGTCAAAGCCCTAGCAAACCACTATGTGAATGCCATGGGTGGCGTGGAAGCGACTATCAAGATTGCTAAAACGGCCTTGGATAATAAACAGTACGGCTGGGCCGCTGAAGTATTGACCAACGTAAACAACGCGTTTCCTGAGAATATGGAAGCTCGTCATCTCAAAGCAGATGCGTTGAGAAGTTGGGGCTATCAGCAAACCAATATTTATTACAGAGGCTTCGCTATCTCAGATGCAGGAGAACTAGATGGTACTATCGACCGTTCTGTACCGTGGGATTTCTCTAACCCTGCGATTGTTAAAGTGCTGCCTACTAACAAGATCTTGGAAACTTTCCGCGTCAATCTAAACGCGACCAAAGCTCAAGGTAAACAGTTTTCAATCAACTTCGAAGTTGCGGACACGGGTGAAATCGCTAACTACACAGTTCGTAACCAGATAGCAATATTTAGTGCGAATGAAGACCCAAAAGCTGACGCCACCGTCCAGGCAGCAAAGCTTCAAGTATTGAAACTATTACAAGATGGTGATGCTAGTAAGTTGATGATCAAAGGCAATAGACAGAGCGTGGATGACTTCTTTGCTATGTTCGATTACAACAAAGCGAATAATATCAATCTTGTTCTACCGAACTAA
- the gcvH gene encoding glycine cleavage system protein GcvH, giving the protein MDNTLKFSDSHEWVRDNGDGTVTIGISEHAQEMLGDVVFVDLPEVEDEIEAGESFSLVESVKAASDIYAPITGEIVEINEELEDSPELINEESYEGGWIVKVKMSDASELDNLKSAEEYLASIEDE; this is encoded by the coding sequence ATGGACAACACTTTGAAGTTTTCTGACAGCCACGAATGGGTACGCGACAATGGTGACGGTACTGTGACTATCGGTATTTCAGAGCACGCTCAAGAAATGCTAGGTGACGTAGTGTTCGTTGACCTACCAGAAGTAGAAGACGAAATCGAAGCAGGCGAAAGCTTCTCTCTAGTTGAGTCTGTTAAAGCAGCGTCTGACATCTACGCACCAATCACTGGTGAAATCGTTGAAATCAACGAAGAACTAGAAGACAGCCCAGAGCTTATCAACGAAGAGTCTTACGAAGGTGGCTGGATTGTTAAGGTGAAAATGTCTGATGCTTCTGAGCTAGACAACCTTAAGAGCGCTGAGGAATACCTAGCGTCTATCGAAGACGAATAA
- a CDS encoding helix-turn-helix domain-containing protein — protein MSEDIYDEYPSLTLARESVDENIEPLKLGERIKDIRSKMGLTLEEASQRTGLARSTLSKIENEQISPTFQAMQKLASGLHIDMPQLFEPPKKKVATGRRDLTKRGEGKPHPTPTYEHELLATQLSNKKMMPFKSTVRARAFEEYSDWVRHDGEEFLLILSGQVTFFSEFYEPMTMSEGDSVYYDANMGHMLISTSEEDAHILWVTAK, from the coding sequence ATGTCAGAAGACATCTATGATGAGTATCCGTCCTTAACGCTGGCTCGTGAGTCAGTGGACGAAAATATAGAGCCTCTTAAACTGGGTGAACGCATCAAGGACATTCGTTCTAAGATGGGACTTACGCTTGAGGAAGCGAGCCAGCGAACAGGGCTTGCGCGCTCGACACTGAGTAAGATTGAAAACGAGCAGATCTCTCCAACTTTTCAGGCGATGCAAAAATTGGCATCAGGCCTGCATATAGACATGCCGCAACTCTTTGAGCCACCAAAGAAAAAGGTCGCAACGGGTCGTCGTGACCTTACTAAGCGTGGAGAGGGAAAACCCCACCCAACACCAACCTATGAGCACGAGCTGCTGGCGACACAATTATCCAATAAAAAAATGATGCCATTTAAAAGCACAGTGAGAGCTCGCGCTTTTGAAGAGTATAGTGATTGGGTAAGGCATGATGGCGAAGAGTTTTTGCTGATTCTGTCGGGTCAAGTGACCTTCTTTTCCGAGTTCTATGAGCCGATGACGATGAGCGAAGGGGACAGTGTTTACTACGATGCAAACATGGGCCACATGCTCATCTCAACCAGTGAAGAAGACGCCCATATTCTTTGGGTGACGGCGAAATAA